The Candidatus Dormiibacterota bacterium genomic interval GTAACGATGAGATTGAGAATCAATGCATAGAGGGGGCCGTAGCCGATAAGCGTTCCACCGAAGAGATGGAGCGGGAAGTTTGCGGTAAAGTTCGTCATGATGGCCATGTACGTGCCGGCCACAATTCCAACCGCCCATCCGAGGATGAGCGCCTTGGGATGGAACCAGCGCGTGAAGAGCCCGATGATGAACGCGGGGAAGATCTGTAAAATCCAGGCGCCGCCGAGGAATTGGAATCCGATCGCATACTTCGGATTGACGAAGATCACGAAAAGCAGCGCGACCGCGCAAATAACCAGGGTTAGAATCTTCGCTATCCGCGTTTCGGTCGAGGTGCGAGTGGGCGAAAATTCATTGAAGAGATTACTGGCGAAGAGATTGGCGCCGCCGATGGCCATGATTGCCGCGGGAACCAGCGCGCCGATGACGATTGCGGCATACGCAACGCCGACAAACCAATCGGGGAAGATGCGCTGGAAGAGAATCGGTACGATGAGCTGGGGGTTGGCAACCTTGATACCGGCCGCGATGCCGGCGTAGCCGAGCAGCGCTAAGAAGCCCAGCAGCAGCGAGTAGATCGGAAGCAGGGCCATGTTGCGTTTGACGACGGTCCGCGTCCGTGCCGAGAGCAGCGACGTAATCGAATGCGGGTAGATGAAGAGCGCGAGCGCGGATCCCAACGCCACGGAGCCGTACGCGAAGTACAACTGCGATGGGAGGAGGAGCGTCGCGGGTTTCGGCCGCGCGGCGAGGGCCTTTCCGGCAGCGTCGAAGATGCCGGCCCATCCGCCGAACATATGCGTCACCGCGACGATCGCGCAGATGATCGTGAGGTAGATCAGCGTGTCCTTGACGAACGCGATGAGCGCCGGAGCGCGCAGGCCACTCGTGTAGGTGTAGGATGCGAGCAAGACAAACGCGACCGTCAGGGCGAGCACTCCTCCGCCTGCGGCGAAGGCGCCGCCGAGTTGGCCGAAGATCACCTTCATGCCGACGAGCTGCAGCGCGATATACGGGAGGATCGCAATAACGCCGGTAATGGCAACGAGAATTTCCAAGCTGCGGTCGCCGTAGCGATCCCGCACGAAATCTGCCGCCGTAACGTAGCCGCGCTTGCTTGCGACGGTCCAGAAGCGTGTCAACGTCACAATTGCGAACGGATACGCGACGATCGTATAAGGTAGAG includes:
- a CDS encoding sodium:solute symporter gives rise to the protein MHASSVVLILLLLGVTVLGFWAAHWREKGTLETMDDWALGGRNFGVIVSWFLIGGDLYTAYTFIAVPALVYGVGAFAFFALPYTIVAYPFAIVTLTRFWTVASKRGYVTAADFVRDRYGDRSLEILVAITGVIAILPYIALQLVGMKVIFGQLGGAFAAGGGVLALTVAFVLLASYTYTSGLRAPALIAFVKDTLIYLTIICAIVAVTHMFGGWAGIFDAAGKALAARPKPATLLLPSQLYFAYGSVALGSALALFIYPHSITSLLSARTRTVVKRNMALLPIYSLLLGFLALLGYAGIAAGIKVANPQLIVPILFQRIFPDWFVGVAYAAIVIGALVPAAIMAIGGANLFASNLFNEFSPTRTSTETRIAKILTLVICAVALLFVIFVNPKYAIGFQFLGGAWILQIFPAFIIGLFTRWFHPKALILGWAVGIVAGTYMAIMTNFTANFPLHLFGGTLIGYGPLYALILNLIVTTIATPIFAAAKVGAGTDFTSAADYA